A section of the Roseivirga sp. BDSF3-8 genome encodes:
- a CDS encoding MFS transporter: protein MSNSPTSGHRPVSREEEKYVLIATILASSMAFIDYSALNVALPSLQRELNVGGKELLWIVNAYALFLSSLLLAGGAMGDLLGRKKILIAGIITFVIASILCGLAPDATFLIITRGIQGVGAALMVPGSLSIISAVIQRERRGQAYGTWSMFSALTTVAGPVLGGWLAGAGLWRAIFFINVPLGILAAFILWKKIPETSDPNAKAPDIKGSLMATLGLCGLTYSFIEAPQRGWESLWIIGALATGLTGLVLFIRQELLCPHPMVPPSLFKSRTFNGANVLTFCVYGALSVVMFFLPLNLIQVQGYPEKMAGLAILPFALCIAFTSRWAGGHTDRTGPRIFLTLGPLVAGAGYVWLSFAGLTKGPEAYWTHFFGPVVLMGTGMGLTVAPLTTTVMTAADDAVAGAASGVNNAVSRTAGVLAISILGALALVQFENILMARLQPLALSDSLMMAMKGEASELAEARVPEGINEDLASKIRLEVSSAFARTFSTIMLISAGMATSGSLIAFISIQNGKKPRSGP from the coding sequence ATGAGCAATTCCCCCACTTCCGGCCACAGGCCTGTTAGCCGGGAGGAGGAAAAGTATGTGCTGATAGCCACTATTCTGGCTTCAAGCATGGCTTTTATCGATTATTCAGCCCTTAATGTGGCCCTTCCCTCTCTGCAGCGTGAGCTGAACGTGGGTGGTAAGGAATTGCTATGGATTGTGAATGCCTATGCCTTATTTTTATCTTCTCTGCTTCTCGCAGGTGGGGCTATGGGTGACCTTCTTGGTCGAAAGAAAATCCTGATAGCCGGCATAATTACCTTTGTGATCGCCTCGATTTTGTGTGGCCTGGCTCCGGATGCTACTTTCCTGATAATAACGAGAGGCATACAGGGGGTAGGTGCGGCTCTGATGGTGCCTGGCAGCCTGTCTATCATTTCTGCGGTAATTCAAAGGGAGCGGCGAGGGCAGGCATACGGGACCTGGTCCATGTTCAGTGCGCTTACCACAGTAGCGGGCCCGGTGCTAGGCGGATGGCTGGCAGGGGCAGGCCTGTGGCGGGCGATTTTTTTCATAAACGTACCCCTGGGCATACTGGCCGCTTTCATTCTCTGGAAAAAAATACCGGAAACATCTGATCCGAATGCAAAAGCCCCGGATATAAAAGGGAGCCTTATGGCAACTCTGGGGTTATGCGGACTAACCTATTCATTTATAGAAGCACCGCAACGTGGATGGGAAAGCCTTTGGATAATCGGGGCTCTGGCTACAGGCCTAACTGGCTTAGTCTTATTTATCAGGCAGGAGCTACTCTGTCCCCATCCCATGGTGCCTCCCTCCTTATTTAAGAGCAGGACATTTAATGGCGCCAATGTACTCACCTTTTGTGTATACGGTGCCTTAAGCGTAGTGATGTTCTTCCTGCCGCTGAACCTGATCCAGGTACAGGGATATCCTGAAAAGATGGCCGGGCTGGCGATTCTTCCTTTTGCCTTATGCATTGCTTTTACTTCCCGATGGGCGGGCGGGCATACGGACCGCACGGGGCCTCGTATATTCCTGACCCTGGGTCCGCTGGTAGCAGGGGCAGGATATGTATGGCTGTCCTTTGCGGGCCTTACCAAAGGACCGGAGGCCTACTGGACTCACTTTTTCGGGCCTGTAGTACTTATGGGTACGGGCATGGGACTGACGGTGGCCCCGCTTACCACTACGGTGATGACAGCAGCTGATGATGCCGTAGCCGGTGCTGCCTCAGGGGTAAATAATGCGGTTAGTCGCACGGCTGGGGTACTGGCCATCTCGATACTGGGGGCACTGGCGCTGGTTCAATTTGAGAATATACTGATGGCCCGGTTACAGCCTCTTGCTCTGAGCGACTCCCTGATGATGGCAATGAAGGGGGAGGCTTCTGAACTGGCAGAAGCCAGGGTACCAGAAGGCATTAATGAGGATCTGGCCAGTAAGATCCGCCTGGAGGTAAGCAGCGCATTTGCCCGTACGTTTTCCACGATCATGCTTATATCAGCAGGCATGGCTACCTCTGGCAGCCTCATAGCATTTATAAGCATACAAAATGGCAAGAAGCCGCGCTCAGGCCCATAA
- a CDS encoding PA0069 family radical SAM protein: protein METGDYVKGRGAQFNPANPFSRHAYVTEHEECLDEPLQQAPKREVFLENAKKVVNKVTSPDLSMMYSINPYQGCEHGCIYCYARNSHQYWGFSAGLDFESKLVAKKNAPELLEKFLQNPRWKPSPVSLSGNTDCYQPLEREMRLTRGCLEVLLKHRHPVGMITKNALILRDLDLLKELAAQNLVHVYISITTLDEAIRQKMEPRTARAGKRLEVLRKLTEAGVPCGVMAAPIIPGLNNAEIPAILEEAAKAGALTAGYTIVRLNGSVGPIFKDWLEKNFPDRAQKVWNQICAMHGGNVNDSQWRRRMHGEGHFAELTASMFRHAKARYMKERHMPDYNTGAFIRPGKADGQLSLF, encoded by the coding sequence ATGGAGACAGGGGATTATGTAAAAGGCAGAGGTGCCCAGTTCAACCCGGCTAACCCGTTTAGCCGGCATGCCTATGTAACGGAGCACGAGGAATGCCTTGACGAACCTCTGCAGCAAGCTCCCAAGAGGGAGGTATTCCTTGAAAATGCCAAGAAGGTGGTGAATAAAGTTACCAGCCCGGATCTATCTATGATGTACTCGATAAATCCCTACCAGGGATGTGAGCATGGGTGTATTTACTGTTATGCACGCAACAGCCATCAATACTGGGGATTTAGTGCGGGCCTGGACTTTGAAAGTAAGCTTGTGGCTAAAAAAAATGCGCCTGAGCTCCTGGAAAAGTTTTTACAAAACCCAAGATGGAAGCCCTCTCCTGTATCTCTCTCGGGCAACACGGACTGCTATCAACCACTGGAACGTGAGATGCGGCTTACACGGGGCTGCCTGGAAGTGCTGCTGAAGCATCGCCACCCGGTAGGCATGATCACAAAAAATGCCCTGATACTACGGGACCTGGACTTGCTAAAGGAGCTGGCAGCCCAAAATCTGGTACACGTTTACATCAGTATCACTACGCTGGATGAGGCCATCCGGCAGAAAATGGAACCCCGAACGGCAAGGGCGGGCAAACGGCTGGAAGTCCTGCGTAAACTCACTGAGGCAGGGGTGCCTTGTGGCGTTATGGCTGCCCCGATCATTCCGGGGCTAAACAATGCCGAAATACCGGCCATACTGGAGGAGGCTGCTAAGGCGGGGGCTCTTACGGCTGGCTATACAATTGTACGGCTGAATGGCAGCGTAGGTCCTATCTTCAAAGACTGGCTTGAAAAGAACTTTCCTGACCGGGCGCAGAAAGTCTGGAACCAGATATGTGCCATGCACGGGGGTAATGTGAACGATAGCCAATGGCGCCGCAGGATGCATGGGGAGGGGCATTTCGCCGAGCTAACGGCCAGCATGTTTCGCCACGCAAAGGCGCGCTATATGAAAGAACGACACATGCCGGACTACAACACCGGCGCGTTCATCCGGCCGGGAAAGGCTGACGGCCAACTTTCTCTCTTCTAA
- a CDS encoding DUF3253 domain-containing protein, which produces MNTEKIRAAIRTMAVARGDDSTFCPSEVARALSPQDWRELMPAVRQEAFILEAEGKLQVWQKGKQVDPAQASGPIRLRKAP; this is translated from the coding sequence ATGAATACCGAAAAGATCCGTGCTGCCATCCGCACCATGGCAGTGGCCAGAGGGGATGACAGTACTTTTTGTCCCAGTGAAGTAGCCCGCGCCCTGTCCCCTCAGGATTGGCGGGAACTCATGCCGGCGGTTCGGCAGGAAGCATTCATACTCGAAGCAGAGGGGAAGCTGCAGGTCTGGCAAAAAGGAAAGCAGGTAGATCCGGCTCAGGCCTCCGGCCCCATCAGGCTCAGAAAGGCTCCCTGA
- a CDS encoding 5-(carboxyamino)imidazole ribonucleotide synthase — protein MAGFYQDFTVGILGGGQLGRMLIQAATDWNVDIHILDPAENAPCAHLAKEFTQGALTDFDTVYEFGKKCDLITIEIENVNTQALQKLSDEGVKVFPQPKVISLIQDKRLQKQFYLEKGIPTAPFVLVENADDVRKHSYRLPTVNKLGRAGYDGRGVQVLRTEEDLAKGFDDPGILEDLIDFDKEISVIVARNEHREVSTFPAVEMAFHPTANLVEFLFSPAQIEDTIANQASEIAKKVITELDMVGLLAVEMFVTKDGQVLVNEVAPRPHNSGHQTIEANITSQYHQHLRSILGLPLGHTASRVPSAMVNLLGEDGHTGMARVEGLEEALAIPGVYVHLYGKKTTKPFRKMGHVTVVDTDEANLRKTARKVKDLIRIIA, from the coding sequence ATGGCTGGTTTTTATCAGGACTTCACAGTAGGCATATTAGGGGGTGGTCAGCTTGGCCGCATGCTCATACAGGCCGCTACCGACTGGAATGTAGATATTCACATCCTCGACCCTGCAGAGAATGCCCCCTGCGCTCACCTTGCTAAGGAATTTACCCAGGGAGCCCTTACAGATTTTGATACCGTATATGAATTCGGTAAAAAATGTGATCTCATCACAATTGAGATAGAGAATGTTAATACCCAGGCCCTGCAAAAGCTGAGTGACGAAGGCGTAAAGGTATTTCCTCAGCCCAAAGTCATTTCCCTTATACAGGATAAAAGGCTGCAGAAGCAGTTTTACCTAGAAAAAGGTATCCCTACTGCTCCCTTTGTACTTGTAGAAAATGCTGATGATGTGCGAAAGCACAGTTACCGCCTTCCAACTGTAAATAAGCTGGGCCGCGCCGGATACGATGGCCGCGGCGTTCAGGTACTTCGCACTGAGGAAGATCTGGCCAAAGGGTTCGATGATCCCGGCATCCTGGAAGACCTCATTGATTTTGATAAGGAAATATCGGTGATCGTCGCGCGAAACGAACACCGCGAAGTAAGCACATTTCCGGCAGTAGAGATGGCCTTTCATCCTACCGCCAACCTGGTCGAGTTCCTTTTCTCCCCTGCCCAAATTGAAGATACCATAGCCAATCAGGCCTCTGAAATAGCCAAAAAAGTAATTACGGAGCTGGATATGGTCGGCCTCCTTGCCGTAGAGATGTTCGTGACCAAAGACGGCCAGGTGCTGGTAAACGAAGTCGCCCCACGTCCTCACAACAGCGGCCACCAGACCATCGAAGCTAATATCACCAGCCAGTACCATCAGCATCTGCGCTCCATACTCGGCTTGCCCCTCGGTCATACCGCCAGCCGCGTACCTTCCGCTATGGTAAATCTGCTTGGGGAAGACGGCCACACCGGTATGGCACGCGTAGAGGGACTGGAAGAAGCCCTGGCCATACCTGGCGTATACGTACACCTTTATGGTAAAAAGACCACCAAGCCTTTTCGGAAAATGGGCCACGTGACCGTGGTAGATACAGATGAGGCAAACCTTCGCAAAACCGCACGTAAAGTAAAAGATCTAATACGCATAATCGCATGA
- the purE gene encoding 5-(carboxyamino)imidazole ribonucleotide mutase has protein sequence MSKPSKDQQPKVGIIMGSQSDMPVMTEAAKVLEELGVSFEVSIVSAHRTPHRMLEYAEQARGRGLQAIVAGAGGAAHLPGMVASLTTLPVIGVPVKSRNSIDGWDSVLSILQMPAGVPVATVALNGAKNAGILAAQIVGATDKTVADNLQNFKDKMRDKVLESAGQIEENGYKGRKIGFIGSGNV, from the coding sequence ATGAGTAAGCCATCCAAAGACCAACAGCCCAAAGTAGGCATCATCATGGGCAGCCAGTCCGATATGCCCGTCATGACCGAGGCCGCCAAAGTGCTCGAAGAGCTCGGCGTTAGCTTTGAAGTATCTATCGTATCAGCTCACCGTACCCCCCACCGCATGCTTGAGTATGCAGAGCAGGCACGGGGACGCGGTCTGCAGGCTATTGTCGCAGGAGCCGGAGGGGCCGCCCACCTGCCAGGCATGGTGGCTTCCCTCACCACCCTGCCCGTAATAGGCGTTCCGGTCAAAAGCCGTAACTCCATCGACGGCTGGGATTCCGTGCTGTCAATCCTACAGATGCCCGCCGGAGTACCCGTAGCTACCGTCGCACTGAACGGAGCCAAGAACGCCGGTATACTCGCCGCCCAGATAGTAGGGGCTACAGATAAGACCGTAGCTGATAACCTGCAGAACTTTAAAGATAAGATGCGCGATAAGGTACTTGAAAGTGCCGGCCAGATTGAGGAAAATGGCTACAAAGGCCGCAAGATCGGGTTTATAGGAAGCGGTAATGTATAG
- a CDS encoding alpha/beta fold hydrolase: MDAQDTASPQLEDHYLTLGTDTLYMRRFKGSPAGPVLFMLHGSIENGRIFYSKSGKGLAPWLAKRGFDVFVCDLRGKGNSTPPTRRGSPYGLMDAIKQEVPALLDYINTQRPLSPVHWVAHSWGGVMLLSLMARFSDIKPASAVFFGTKRQIKIFSWKKFFHVDILYTIGAALVKRWYGYLPARKMKFGSDNESSKLHRETRRWVQGPWVDFDDGFDYTAAIRKVSLPPIMHIAAINDEYLGHPHDVRRLVEEVGPHPHEFMLLSRDNGNRHDYDHINMLTHPDAAHDHFPEVEEWLRRHSG, translated from the coding sequence ATGGATGCACAAGACACGGCCTCCCCTCAACTGGAAGATCACTACCTAACACTGGGAACAGACACCCTATATATGCGCCGTTTCAAAGGCAGCCCGGCAGGCCCCGTCCTTTTCATGTTACATGGCAGTATTGAAAACGGCCGGATATTTTATAGCAAAAGCGGTAAAGGCCTTGCCCCCTGGCTGGCAAAGCGCGGCTTTGATGTGTTTGTGTGTGATCTTCGTGGCAAAGGGAACAGCACCCCACCCACACGCAGAGGATCGCCCTACGGGCTTATGGATGCCATAAAGCAAGAGGTACCTGCCCTGCTGGATTACATAAATACCCAGCGTCCGCTGTCGCCTGTGCATTGGGTAGCCCATAGCTGGGGTGGCGTGATGCTACTATCCCTTATGGCACGGTTTTCTGATATTAAGCCTGCTTCGGCTGTGTTTTTTGGTACCAAAAGACAGATTAAGATCTTTAGTTGGAAGAAATTCTTTCATGTAGACATTCTGTATACTATAGGAGCCGCCCTGGTCAAGCGTTGGTACGGGTACCTGCCTGCCAGGAAGATGAAATTCGGTAGCGATAATGAAAGCAGTAAACTGCACCGGGAGACCCGTCGCTGGGTGCAGGGCCCCTGGGTCGATTTTGACGACGGCTTTGACTATACTGCCGCCATACGTAAGGTGTCACTACCCCCCATCATGCACATAGCCGCCATAAATGACGAATACCTCGGCCACCCACACGATGTGCGGCGACTGGTGGAAGAGGTAGGCCCACACCCCCACGAGTTTATGCTGCTGTCCCGTGACAATGGCAACCGGCACGATTACGACCACATCAATATGCTCACCCACCCGGATGCGGCCCATGATCACTTTCCGGAAGTTGAAGAGTGGCTCAGGAGGCATTCAGGCTGA
- a CDS encoding GNAT family N-acetyltransferase has product MFSPELPLNHTSGLSGSHVSLPNHKHEKPGSIRLYRMTDRVAVEKIIREAEDELPIQHASKLNIGRTVRYWLEDGYARAGFYLFDLCNEVVGLVGFTPLEIGFGEVCQLQPLFLRANLRGKGYGQQLLDHTINGARESGYRRCYLELSAHLEDAVRLVENYGFYKMPASPRQGYPHDPSIRHYMKYIF; this is encoded by the coding sequence ATGTTTTCCCCGGAACTACCACTAAATCACACGTCGGGCCTCTCCGGCTCTCACGTGTCGCTACCGAACCACAAACATGAAAAACCGGGTAGCATACGGCTCTATCGCATGACCGATAGGGTGGCTGTAGAAAAGATCATTCGCGAGGCAGAAGATGAGCTGCCTATCCAGCATGCAAGCAAACTGAATATAGGGCGTACCGTGCGCTACTGGCTGGAAGACGGCTACGCCAGGGCCGGTTTTTATTTATTTGACCTCTGCAATGAGGTGGTCGGGCTGGTCGGCTTTACTCCGCTGGAGATAGGCTTCGGTGAGGTATGCCAGTTACAGCCCCTGTTTCTCAGGGCAAACCTTCGCGGCAAAGGCTACGGACAGCAACTGCTGGATCATACCATCAATGGCGCAAGAGAGTCAGGGTATCGCCGGTGTTACCTCGAGCTTAGTGCACACCTTGAAGATGCCGTCCGCCTGGTGGAAAACTATGGATTTTACAAAATGCCCGCTTCACCTCGCCAGGGCTACCCCCATGACCCCTCTATACGGCATTACATGAAGTATATATTTTAG
- a CDS encoding O-acetyl-ADP-ribose deacetylase, which yields MGKISILKGDITKVKTDAIVNAANTSLLGGGGVDGAIHRAGGPAILQECRMINGCKTGEAVVTTAGNLPADMVIHTVGPVWNGGTKDEPDLLRAAYFNSLERAREKKARTVAFPNISTGIYGYPKEQAAEIAVSTVKEYLSQHELPEQVVFVCFDEENESIYRQLI from the coding sequence ATGGGCAAGATCAGTATACTCAAGGGAGACATCACCAAAGTAAAAACCGATGCCATCGTCAACGCAGCAAACACTTCCCTGCTTGGCGGGGGTGGAGTAGATGGGGCCATTCATCGTGCCGGAGGCCCCGCTATACTGCAAGAATGTCGGATGATCAATGGCTGTAAAACCGGTGAGGCAGTCGTTACCACTGCAGGTAACCTCCCCGCTGACATGGTTATACATACGGTGGGCCCGGTATGGAACGGAGGTACCAAGGACGAACCTGATTTGCTGCGGGCAGCGTATTTTAACAGCCTGGAACGTGCCCGTGAGAAAAAGGCCCGGACTGTAGCATTCCCTAATATCAGTACCGGCATATATGGCTACCCCAAAGAGCAGGCAGCAGAAATAGCCGTAAGTACCGTAAAAGAATACCTCAGCCAGCATGAACTGCCGGAACAGGTCGTATTTGTCTGCTTTGATGAGGAAAACGAGTCCATTTATCGCCAGCTCATCTGA
- a CDS encoding geranylgeranyl reductase family protein: MRKTSPFIASSSDFFSDPVSFIAPFLMEDITYDVLISGAGPAGTSCALSLKNSGLQVGLIDKATFPRDKICGDALSPDVINQLRLLSEREEGLTLPFSQATRKTGMHGITFVSPAGHRLEVPVKVPHKAGDVLSAPGYVMARQHFDNFLLRQVKEQTEIEVKEGTEALEAGQTADGFAITTNRGVIHTRFLVLADGAQSRLARSVAGMKVEHDHYCAGIRQYWEGVTFPATRPFIELHFLHDVLPGYFWIFPMPNGRANVGLGMLSAAVRKNKVNLRQLLDHIIKEHPGVAHRFSRARALETPKGWGLPVGSKKRPLSGYRYVVCGDAASLIDPFTGEGIGNAIRSGRVAADTIRQTFDTQQFGAAALKSYDKEIYRRMGKELALSRRMQQMLRFPFLFDLVVKKAARNPALRSLITAMLTDMDIKKELIKPSFYGKLLLGAPFRK; this comes from the coding sequence ATGAGGAAAACGAGTCCATTTATCGCCAGCTCATCTGATTTTTTTTCTGACCCTGTTTCATTTATAGCCCCCTTCCTGATGGAGGATATTACTTACGACGTACTAATCAGTGGTGCCGGCCCTGCGGGTACATCCTGTGCGCTCAGTCTGAAGAATAGCGGCCTGCAGGTAGGCCTCATTGATAAAGCTACTTTTCCCCGGGATAAGATATGTGGTGATGCCCTTAGCCCTGATGTTATTAATCAGCTAAGATTACTTTCAGAACGAGAGGAGGGGCTCACACTTCCCTTTAGCCAGGCTACCCGCAAAACCGGTATGCACGGCATAACCTTTGTCTCGCCAGCAGGACACCGTCTGGAGGTTCCCGTCAAGGTGCCTCATAAAGCAGGGGATGTGCTTAGCGCACCCGGCTACGTCATGGCCCGGCAACATTTTGACAACTTTCTCCTGCGCCAGGTAAAAGAGCAGACTGAAATAGAGGTAAAAGAGGGTACTGAGGCCCTTGAAGCCGGGCAAACTGCGGATGGTTTTGCAATTACGACCAACAGAGGAGTGATACACACCCGCTTTCTTGTACTGGCAGATGGCGCACAGTCCCGCCTGGCCCGCTCAGTGGCAGGCATGAAAGTAGAGCATGACCATTATTGTGCAGGGATCAGGCAGTATTGGGAGGGAGTTACTTTTCCTGCTACCCGGCCCTTTATTGAGCTTCACTTTCTTCATGATGTATTGCCGGGCTACTTCTGGATTTTTCCTATGCCTAATGGCCGCGCTAATGTAGGTTTGGGCATGCTGAGTGCTGCCGTTAGAAAGAACAAGGTCAACCTGCGTCAACTGCTCGATCATATTATCAAAGAACATCCCGGGGTGGCACATCGCTTTTCCCGGGCACGGGCTTTAGAGACACCCAAAGGCTGGGGCTTGCCGGTGGGTAGTAAAAAACGCCCACTGAGCGGCTACAGGTATGTCGTATGTGGGGATGCCGCATCCCTTATTGACCCCTTCACCGGAGAGGGCATCGGTAATGCCATTCGTAGCGGAAGGGTAGCCGCAGATACTATCCGGCAAACTTTCGATACTCAGCAATTCGGCGCCGCTGCTCTTAAGAGTTACGATAAGGAAATTTATCGCCGTATGGGCAAAGAACTGGCGCTGAGCCGGCGAATGCAGCAGATGCTCCGTTTTCCTTTTCTCTTTGACCTGGTCGTCAAAAAGGCAGCCCGCAATCCTGCCCTCCGCTCTCTCATTACGGCTATGTTGACCGACATGGACATTAAAAAAGAACTGATAAAGCCATCTTTTTATGGCAAATTGCTGCTGGGTGCTCCATTCAGAAAGTAA
- a CDS encoding DUF5916 domain-containing protein, producing MRRLLSATISFFIFLSHLVVAQDSPPLERYEKGPISIYPTGGEIIVDGELNETTWQESDAASGFVQNFPTDSLPAMNDTEVMVAYDDKFIYVAATCHTLPAQELQARTLYRDFSVRENDAFAILLNPYNDKLNGYSFEVTAFNSRGERLINKGGNDSDPSWDNKWYSATKINDNSWTLEVAIPFKTLRFKEGEINWRINFIRSDVANNERSVWNWVPINQRLENLDYTKPLIFKTAPEASGLRASLIPSLTVTSNRDFEEGDKNDWTVNPSLDFKVGIGPSVNVDGTINPDFSQIEVDRQQLNLGRFELMFPERRQFFIENSDLFAGFGYWRSQPFFSRRIGLAKNEQGFYETVPITAGLRATGKLTDRARVGVMSVQTQKARVLNEEGDSLVRVNGRNYTVASYQQQIFNRSTISGLFINTQEMERGFSPVDSAYMRLGGADLNLISDDNKWQGQAFYFLMAKEDVRADNFGVSASYNSRNFRMGGRYTYIDEEFDPETGFVPRKGIQHITTGPELRFFPNTPNLNQWGISTDFDLFMDMQGEILDFSSFVALFTNFANTSNARIATTTNYTRLLDNFDPSFTEGEELEAGTEYTYSRVMLRYNSDRRQRFLYGGQAAYGSYFNGTRAQLDGYAGLQWQPRLTTIVDFNVNRIDLPEPYGDNTIFLLSPSLRYSINTTMFLTYITQFNSLADNVGTNIRFQWRFRPVSDLFLVYSDNYTDDLRVMNRGFSFKLIYWI from the coding sequence ATGAGGCGACTGCTATCGGCCACCATTTCATTTTTTATCTTTCTTTCGCATCTCGTAGTAGCCCAGGATAGTCCTCCACTGGAGCGATACGAAAAAGGCCCCATTTCCATATACCCTACCGGCGGTGAAATTATTGTCGATGGTGAGCTGAATGAGACCACCTGGCAGGAGTCGGATGCAGCATCAGGCTTTGTCCAGAACTTCCCCACAGACTCCCTGCCTGCCATGAATGATACGGAGGTGATGGTAGCCTACGATGATAAATTCATCTATGTAGCGGCCACCTGCCATACCCTTCCCGCCCAGGAGCTACAGGCCCGTACGCTGTACCGGGATTTTTCGGTGAGAGAAAACGATGCTTTTGCCATACTTCTCAATCCCTACAATGATAAGCTTAATGGGTACAGCTTTGAAGTAACTGCCTTTAACAGCCGCGGTGAGCGTCTCATCAATAAAGGGGGAAATGACAGTGACCCTAGTTGGGATAATAAGTGGTATAGCGCCACAAAGATCAATGACAATAGCTGGACACTGGAGGTAGCCATTCCCTTTAAAACCCTGAGATTTAAAGAAGGGGAGATAAACTGGCGCATAAACTTCATCCGGAGCGATGTAGCTAATAATGAGCGCTCAGTATGGAACTGGGTGCCCATTAATCAGCGCCTGGAAAACCTGGATTACACCAAACCTCTCATCTTTAAAACGGCTCCGGAGGCCTCAGGCCTGCGTGCCTCTCTCATACCCAGTCTTACGGTAACCAGTAACAGAGACTTTGAGGAAGGAGATAAAAATGACTGGACGGTAAACCCCAGCCTGGATTTTAAAGTAGGGATAGGCCCGAGTGTGAATGTGGATGGTACCATCAACCCAGACTTCAGTCAGATAGAGGTAGACCGGCAACAACTGAACCTCGGCAGGTTTGAGCTAATGTTTCCTGAAAGAAGGCAGTTCTTTATCGAAAACAGTGACCTGTTCGCAGGCTTTGGCTACTGGAGGTCACAGCCCTTCTTCAGCCGTCGGATAGGCCTGGCAAAAAATGAGCAAGGCTTTTATGAGACAGTGCCTATCACAGCCGGCCTCAGGGCTACCGGCAAGCTGACGGACCGTGCCAGGGTGGGCGTTATGTCAGTACAGACCCAGAAGGCGCGGGTGCTGAATGAAGAGGGCGATAGCCTGGTACGCGTAAATGGCCGAAACTACACCGTGGCCAGCTACCAGCAGCAGATATTTAACCGGTCCACCATCTCCGGCCTGTTCATTAACACCCAGGAGATGGAACGCGGGTTTTCACCCGTCGACTCTGCCTACATGAGGCTTGGCGGGGCAGACCTCAACCTGATCTCTGATGATAACAAGTGGCAAGGGCAGGCCTTCTACTTTCTGATGGCTAAGGAAGATGTCCGTGCCGATAATTTTGGCGTTTCGGCCAGTTATAATTCCCGCAACTTCCGGATGGGCGGCAGATATACCTACATCGATGAGGAGTTTGACCCCGAGACGGGCTTCGTACCACGTAAAGGGATACAGCATATTACTACGGGTCCTGAGCTGCGCTTTTTCCCTAATACGCCAAACCTGAACCAGTGGGGTATTTCCACTGACTTCGACCTGTTCATGGATATGCAGGGTGAAATATTAGACTTCAGCAGCTTTGTGGCTTTATTCACCAACTTTGCCAATACGTCCAATGCCCGAATAGCCACCACCACTAACTATACCAGGCTGCTGGATAACTTCGACCCCAGTTTTACAGAAGGGGAGGAGCTGGAAGCAGGTACAGAGTATACATACTCTAGGGTCATGTTGCGGTATAATAGCGACCGCAGGCAGAGATTCCTATATGGCGGACAGGCGGCTTATGGCTCATATTTCAATGGTACCCGGGCTCAACTGGACGGCTACGCCGGGTTGCAGTGGCAGCCCAGGCTCACCACCATTGTTGATTTTAATGTGAATCGTATTGACCTGCCTGAACCATACGGAGACAATACTATTTTTCTGCTGTCTCCTTCGCTCAGGTACAGTATTAACACCACCATGTTTCTTACCTACATCACGCAGTTTAATTCTTTGGCGGATAACGTAGGTACTAACATACGCTTCCAGTGGCGGTTCAGGCCGGTAAGTGACCTTTTTCTGGTGTACTCAGATAATTATACTGATGACCTCAGGGTGATGAATCGCGGCTTTAGTTTCAAATTAATTTATTGGATTTAA